A single region of the Apodemus sylvaticus chromosome 7, mApoSyl1.1, whole genome shotgun sequence genome encodes:
- the Tmem42 gene encoding transmembrane protein 42: protein MAAAVSAAAYPDSPVELPARLQKGAMRRRFWGVFNCMCAGAFGTLAATAAKLAFGSQVNIGLCVLGIIAMASTNSLMWTFFSRGLSFSMSSAIASVTVTFSNILCSAILGYVLYGECQEILWWGGVFLILCGLTLIHRKLPPTWKASKQE, encoded by the exons ATGGCTGCCGCTGTGTCTGCGGCCGCTTACCCTGACTCGCCCGTGGAGTTACCTGCTCGGCTGCAGAAAGGCGCGATGCGGCGCCGTTTCTGGGGCGTGTTCAACTGTATGTGCGCGGGCGCGTTTGGGACTCTAGCCGCCACGGCCGCCAAGCTGGCCTTCGGGAGCCAG GTGAATATTGGCTTATGTGTCTTAGGCATTATCGCCATGGCAAGCACCAATTCTCTGATGTGGACCTTCTTTAGCCGGGGGCTCAGTTTCTCTATGTCTTCGGCCATTGCATCAGTCACAGTGACTTTTTCGAACATACTTTGCTCG GCCATCTTAGGCTACGTGCTGTACGGAGAGTGCCAGGAGATCTTGTGGTGGGGAGGGGTATTCCTCATCCTCTGTGGACTCACCCTAATCCACAGGAAGCTTCCACCCACCTGGAAGGCAAGCAAACAGGAGTGA